The Paenibacillus sophorae genome has a segment encoding these proteins:
- a CDS encoding ArsC/Spx/MgsR family protein, with translation MTHIIFYTKPGCMGAVRQKALLESYGHTLEERSLLSTEWTPEKLEPYLAGLELKEWFNPNAPAVKSGQVIPGALSREETLDLLCTDPILIKRPLMNIGDQVLAGFDAEHLKQIGLCEVPSGYNTGCHSQDQGGTCASGS, from the coding sequence ATGACGCATATCATTTTCTATACCAAGCCCGGTTGTATGGGAGCCGTCCGTCAAAAGGCGCTGCTGGAAAGTTACGGTCATACTCTGGAGGAACGGTCGCTGCTGAGTACGGAATGGACACCCGAGAAGCTGGAGCCCTATCTTGCAGGCTTGGAGCTGAAAGAGTGGTTCAATCCGAACGCCCCTGCGGTCAAATCGGGCCAGGTCATTCCGGGGGCTCTTTCCCGGGAAGAGACGCTCGACTTGTTATGCACCGACCCCATCTTGATTAAGCGCCCGCTCATGAATATCGGGGATCAAGTTCTTGCAGGTTTCGATGCGGAACATCTAAAGCAGATTGGTCTTTGTGAAGTTCCCTCCGGTTACAATACAGGATGCCACAGCCAGGATCAAGGCGGCACCTGCGCTTCCGGATCGTAA
- a CDS encoding NifB/NifX family molybdenum-iron cluster-binding protein: protein MSNRIAIGSSDGQWIDQHFGSCEQFMIYDVSAEGEWILAEVRKTGSDGFTGRHSQEQLNKIIGLLSDCSTVLVSRIGMGVGEELKERGIAFSTDYISLKHAQEKLITT from the coding sequence ATGTCGAACAGGATTGCGATAGGCAGCAGCGACGGGCAATGGATTGACCAGCATTTCGGCAGCTGCGAACAGTTTATGATTTATGATGTATCCGCGGAGGGCGAGTGGATACTCGCGGAAGTCCGCAAGACAGGAAGTGACGGCTTCACGGGCAGGCACAGCCAGGAGCAGTTAAACAAAATAATCGGCCTTTTATCCGATTGCAGCACAGTGCTTGTCAGCCGGATCGGCATGGGGGTAGGAGAGGAGCTTAAGGAGCGCGGGATTGCGTTCAGCACCGATTATATCTCGCTTAAGCATGCGCAGGAGAAGCTTATTACCACCTGA
- a CDS encoding glycosyltransferase family 4 protein, whose amino-acid sequence MRILHIANHVKESGNGIVNVMVDLACEQAARNHQVCIVSAGGQYEELIARYNIRHYYLDQTRKPAQLMRAVFDFRRMVADFSPDIIHAHMMTGAILARYLKGFRKYKVVTHVHNEFQKSADYMKVGDRVIAVSQAVYSAMAGRGVGKDKLRVILNGTIGSPRDSDSGPIPLEGQAIITVAGMYERKGISDLIDAFDLLAGDHPEARLYIVGDGPDRAKFEERAAASPFSGRIRFAGFQAESRRWMKAADVFVLASHKEPFGLVLIEARESGCAIVATDVDGIPEALDHGEAGILVPPRDAKALSAAIGELLSNEAKRQRYRTRACAGLDYYRVGRVAEEMLGIYNELLPRASVLTGTAGNK is encoded by the coding sequence GTGCGAATTCTTCATATCGCCAATCATGTGAAGGAATCGGGTAATGGAATCGTCAACGTTATGGTCGACTTGGCTTGTGAACAAGCAGCGAGAAATCATCAGGTGTGCATCGTATCGGCGGGCGGACAGTATGAAGAGCTTATTGCCAGGTACAACATCCGGCATTACTATCTGGACCAGACAAGAAAGCCCGCTCAGCTAATGCGGGCTGTTTTTGATTTCAGACGGATGGTCGCGGACTTCTCACCCGATATCATTCATGCGCATATGATGACCGGCGCGATACTCGCCCGCTATCTGAAAGGCTTCCGCAAATATAAGGTCGTGACTCATGTTCATAACGAGTTCCAAAAAAGCGCCGACTACATGAAGGTTGGCGACAGAGTGATCGCCGTCAGCCAGGCGGTTTATAGTGCCATGGCGGGCCGGGGTGTCGGCAAGGACAAGCTTCGCGTCATTCTGAACGGCACCATCGGAAGCCCGCGCGATTCCGATTCCGGTCCTATCCCCTTGGAAGGGCAAGCTATCATCACGGTTGCCGGCATGTACGAGCGCAAAGGGATCTCCGATCTCATTGACGCCTTCGATCTTCTTGCTGGCGACCATCCGGAAGCAAGACTCTATATTGTAGGCGACGGGCCGGACCGGGCCAAGTTCGAGGAGCGGGCTGCCGCCTCGCCTTTTTCCGGCAGAATCCGGTTCGCAGGCTTCCAGGCCGAGAGCCGCCGATGGATGAAAGCCGCAGATGTATTCGTCCTGGCTTCCCATAAAGAACCGTTCGGGCTTGTCCTGATCGAAGCCCGGGAATCGGGCTGCGCCATCGTCGCCACTGATGTGGACGGCATCCCTGAAGCACTGGATCATGGAGAAGCGGGAATCCTCGTTCCGCCTCGGGACGCCAAGGCGCTCTCCGCAGCAATCGGGGAGCTCCTCTCCAATGAGGCCAAGCGCCAGCGCTACCGCACCCGGGCATGTGCAGGACTGGACTACTACCGCGTGGGACGCGTGGCGGAAGAAATGCTTGGGATTTACAACGAACTGCTGCCTAGAGCGTCCGTGCTCACAGGGACTGCGGGTAACAAGTGA
- a CDS encoding glycosyltransferase family 2 protein: protein MTDSKRLSVVIITQNEEEKIEQAILSCRPFADDIVVVDGGSTDGTVLIAKRLGCSVYLNPWPGYAKQRIFGADQAPSNWIFFIDSDEEVSEELQKSLLGWKNEPENEVKAYTVYRIGDFLGKWMPKGEHLVRLYKKDEVRMKDVLVHEGPDVDPAAVPCLDGTLWHHGYRSIQDHVQRFNKYTDLEARKDYDRRKSFSLMRLLFRPPAKLIYTLFVRKMITKGIAGFSVAFFWMYYEFLKEIKLYELYGREKKREKPVYVIESEKRPV, encoded by the coding sequence TTGACTGACAGCAAACGATTGTCCGTTGTGATTATCACACAGAACGAGGAAGAGAAGATTGAGCAGGCCATTCTCTCCTGCCGTCCCTTTGCGGACGACATCGTCGTCGTCGATGGAGGCAGCACCGACGGAACGGTCCTCATTGCGAAGCGGCTCGGCTGCAGCGTCTACCTTAATCCCTGGCCGGGATATGCCAAACAGCGCATATTCGGGGCGGATCAGGCTCCCAGCAACTGGATCTTTTTTATCGACTCGGATGAGGAGGTTAGCGAAGAGCTTCAGAAGTCGCTGCTAGGCTGGAAAAATGAGCCAGAGAATGAGGTAAAAGCCTATACGGTCTACCGGATCGGCGATTTTCTCGGCAAGTGGATGCCCAAGGGCGAGCATCTCGTGAGGCTGTACAAAAAAGACGAAGTGCGGATGAAGGACGTCCTCGTTCACGAAGGCCCGGATGTCGATCCCGCCGCAGTACCTTGTTTGGATGGCACACTCTGGCATCACGGCTACCGCAGCATTCAGGACCATGTACAGCGTTTCAACAAGTACACCGATCTTGAAGCGCGAAAAGATTATGACCGAAGAAAAAGCTTTAGTCTGATGAGACTTCTGTTCAGGCCGCCCGCCAAGCTGATCTATACCCTGTTCGTCCGCAAAATGATTACGAAAGGGATTGCCGGCTTCAGCGTCGCCTTTTTCTGGATGTATTACGAGTTTCTCAAGGAAATCAAGCTCTATGAACTTTACGGCCGGGAAAAAAAACGTGAGAAGCCGGTCTATGTCATTGAAAGCGAGAAACGCCCAGTATAA
- a CDS encoding ABC transporter ATP-binding protein: MSRYPLISTDAITDASSEENAQQSIISIRRLGKSFLSGSGKGAVRYQVLKDVDLNIQRGEFFILLGPSGCGKSTLLNLIAGFEKQTEGELLVDGKSIDRPGKERAMVFQHPDASLFPWLNVRENIEFGLRMQGVSRGERKAVSDRYIELAGLTGHERKFPRELSGGMKQRVQIARVLANDPELLLMDEPLGALDAFTRRIMQDELVRIWTETKKTVIFVTHDIQEAVLLGGRIGIMSIGPESRVFEIMDNRLEYPRDITSREFNLMQKKLQSIFQDDLYFHL; encoded by the coding sequence ATGTCCCGCTATCCATTGATCTCCACGGACGCGATAACCGATGCTTCCTCAGAGGAGAATGCCCAGCAGTCGATCATTTCGATCCGGAGGCTCGGCAAATCTTTTCTATCCGGCAGCGGCAAGGGGGCAGTTCGCTATCAGGTGCTGAAAGATGTCGATCTGAACATTCAGAGGGGGGAGTTCTTTATCCTTCTCGGTCCCAGCGGCTGCGGCAAGTCCACACTGCTTAACCTGATCGCCGGTTTTGAGAAGCAGACCGAAGGCGAATTGCTTGTGGACGGAAAGAGCATTGACCGGCCTGGAAAAGAGCGGGCCATGGTCTTCCAGCATCCGGATGCTTCCCTGTTCCCTTGGCTGAATGTCCGGGAGAACATCGAATTCGGCCTGCGTATGCAGGGAGTGAGCCGTGGGGAACGCAAGGCCGTCTCCGACCGGTACATCGAACTGGCGGGCCTAACGGGACATGAGCGTAAATTTCCTCGTGAGCTATCGGGTGGCATGAAGCAGCGGGTTCAGATCGCAAGGGTGCTCGCGAATGACCCGGAGCTTTTGCTGATGGATGAACCTCTGGGGGCTCTGGATGCGTTCACCCGCAGAATAATGCAGGATGAACTGGTGCGGATATGGACGGAGACCAAGAAGACGGTCATTTTTGTAACGCATGATATTCAGGAGGCGGTGCTGCTCGGGGGCCGCATCGGCATTATGTCCATAGGTCCGGAGTCGCGCGTATTCGAAATTATGGATAACCGTCTTGAGTATCCCCGTGATATAACCTCGCGGGAATTCAATTTAATGCAGAAAAAGCTGCAAAGTATCTTCCAGGACGATCTGTATTTTCATTTATAA
- a CDS encoding ABC transporter permease, with product MRFVRKGLKTGLISWLLFLIVWQLVAMNSNPDYFPTPIQTLQGAVELFTDNSLISYVLISFKRVVLGWLLGSLLGIPAGLLIGRFRWLRELVEPYLNFFRFIPALAFITLFILWFGIGEQSKVILIMYATLFIVVLNTAAGVVNVEDDKIRSARSLGASERQILIHVIIPAVVPAFFNGVRLAMGNSFMAIVGAEMIAANEGVGYLIWTSRLYSKTDWIFVGLLLLGLMGFAGDQLLRWMGKTTLGRYGIAKETRFGK from the coding sequence ATGCGTTTTGTTCGGAAAGGATTGAAGACGGGGCTTATTTCCTGGCTGTTGTTCCTGATCGTGTGGCAGCTGGTGGCCATGAACTCGAATCCGGACTATTTCCCCACTCCGATCCAGACCTTGCAGGGGGCGGTGGAATTGTTCACGGACAATTCACTGATCTCTTACGTCTTGATCAGCTTTAAGCGGGTAGTGCTCGGATGGCTGCTGGGCAGTCTGCTGGGCATTCCGGCGGGCCTCTTGATTGGCAGGTTCAGATGGCTGCGGGAACTGGTCGAGCCTTATCTGAACTTCTTCCGGTTCATTCCGGCGCTGGCTTTTATAACGCTGTTTATACTGTGGTTTGGGATCGGAGAGCAGTCAAAAGTCATTCTTATCATGTATGCGACGCTGTTCATTGTAGTGTTGAACACGGCGGCGGGCGTAGTGAATGTGGAGGATGACAAAATCCGGTCGGCACGGTCGCTGGGCGCCTCGGAGCGGCAGATTTTGATTCATGTGATTATTCCCGCTGTCGTTCCCGCCTTTTTCAACGGGGTCCGGCTGGCTATGGGGAATTCATTCATGGCCATTGTCGGGGCGGAGATGATAGCCGCCAATGAGGGAGTCGGTTATCTGATCTGGACCTCGCGGCTTTATTCCAAGACGGACTGGATCTTCGTCGGACTTCTGCTGCTGGGACTAATGGGCTTTGCTGGGGACCAGCTGCTGCGCTGGATGGGGAAGACCACGCTGGGGCGCTATGGAATTGCCAAAGAAACAAGGTTTGGAAAGTAA
- a CDS encoding ABC transporter substrate-binding protein: MKSKQSRVWKAVAGAMLLTGILISLAGCGDAKAETKEASDAPALQKVRIGGDSAIFSLQFRVAKAEGFFEKNGIDAEISTFSFGIDTLNAVLTDRVDVGEAMDYAALSALSKGDLKVLSLFSSPKATSSKLYARDGISRPEDLIGKKLGVQKGTVNEYIWGKYFETFHIDKKDVTLVPLQSTAEILAAYDRGDIQAAWFGTAFFDKAEKVEGSKALNDQSAINIRTKGFLVAKDSLIKDKPQISAGLNKALAEASQYITDHPEEAAELAFKEVKIPKDNALREIKNEWEFDVRFNQEDYDQLKEIKEWSVANGYIEQDFKLDDKLALEGLKEAFPDKVTIQ, translated from the coding sequence GTGAAAAGCAAGCAAAGTCGGGTATGGAAAGCAGTCGCTGGAGCAATGTTGTTGACGGGGATACTAATCTCGCTTGCGGGCTGCGGAGATGCCAAGGCGGAGACGAAGGAAGCTTCGGACGCTCCCGCTCTGCAGAAGGTGCGCATTGGGGGAGACTCCGCAATATTCTCGCTGCAATTTCGGGTAGCCAAGGCGGAGGGATTCTTTGAAAAGAACGGAATTGATGCCGAAATATCGACATTTTCCTTCGGTATTGACACGCTCAATGCGGTGCTGACCGACCGGGTGGACGTCGGGGAAGCGATGGATTATGCGGCGCTCAGCGCGCTTTCCAAGGGGGATCTAAAGGTGCTGTCCTTGTTCTCCTCGCCGAAAGCGACCAGTTCGAAGCTGTACGCCAGAGACGGAATCAGTAGGCCCGAGGATCTGATTGGCAAGAAGCTGGGCGTACAAAAGGGAACAGTGAACGAATACATTTGGGGCAAGTATTTTGAGACGTTCCATATCGACAAGAAGGATGTTACTCTCGTCCCGCTGCAATCCACGGCGGAGATCCTTGCCGCCTATGACAGAGGCGATATACAGGCTGCCTGGTTCGGCACCGCGTTCTTCGATAAGGCGGAGAAGGTGGAGGGCTCCAAAGCGCTTAATGATCAATCCGCAATCAACATCCGGACAAAGGGATTTTTGGTCGCGAAAGATTCCCTGATTAAGGATAAGCCTCAAATCTCGGCGGGACTGAACAAGGCGCTGGCGGAGGCGTCCCAGTATATTACCGACCATCCGGAAGAGGCTGCCGAACTGGCATTCAAAGAGGTGAAAATTCCAAAGGATAACGCTCTGCGGGAAATTAAGAATGAATGGGAATTTGATGTCCGTTTCAACCAGGAGGATTACGACCAGTTGAAAGAGATCAAGGAATGGAGCGTTGCCAACGGCTATATCGAGCAGGATTTCAAGCTTGACGACAAGCTGGCCCTGGAAGGATTAAAGGAAGCTTTCCCGGATAAAGTGACTATTCAATAA
- a CDS encoding radical SAM protein, with the protein MSDLKNRLHEELAIKNACQVEGINADPAIFEGAGLGDKYQEQIQTLFDYNLHNHTGVVLPVCFYTPGGLRVAYRWNDRSPYKLRREGNQFILYHERKELFPVRLKKRPHYYGLKTSDGANMNQVATHNGEGAIFVSYSNECFLKETGHDCKYCNINYTHDTYGEEHGVSWKYPRQIGETAAVAYKEGAKHITISGGFIPERREIDYYFDVAEAIQEHTGLQDFNGTAVIGAPLDLSILERYKDAGYRTIAMNLEIWDKNIFNSVCPGKVIHCGGWDHWVKALERAAVVFGHGRVRSNFVGGMETKKSTLEGVKYLASQGVIAYAGAWIPNLGSEYEGHRSPLPEWHLDVAYKIVDIFRSAGFTYEQLYDSSASADGIWNDIYKIEEERLPIFKSEPSVV; encoded by the coding sequence ATGAGCGATTTGAAAAACCGGCTGCATGAGGAGCTCGCCATCAAGAATGCTTGTCAGGTTGAGGGGATAAACGCCGATCCCGCCATCTTTGAAGGGGCAGGGCTGGGTGACAAATACCAGGAACAAATCCAGACGCTGTTTGATTACAATCTGCATAACCATACGGGTGTTGTTCTGCCGGTCTGCTTCTATACACCGGGGGGACTGCGGGTGGCCTACCGCTGGAATGACCGCTCTCCTTACAAGCTGCGTAGAGAGGGAAACCAGTTCATACTGTACCATGAGCGAAAGGAACTGTTTCCGGTACGCCTCAAGAAGCGCCCTCATTACTACGGTCTGAAAACATCGGACGGGGCCAATATGAATCAGGTTGCGACTCACAACGGGGAAGGCGCTATCTTCGTCTCATACAGCAATGAGTGCTTCCTGAAGGAAACCGGGCATGACTGCAAATATTGCAATATCAACTATACGCATGATACGTATGGGGAAGAGCATGGCGTAAGCTGGAAATACCCGCGCCAGATTGGCGAAACCGCTGCGGTCGCTTACAAAGAGGGAGCGAAGCATATTACAATCAGCGGAGGATTTATCCCCGAGCGGCGGGAGATTGATTATTACTTCGACGTGGCGGAGGCGATTCAGGAGCATACCGGGCTTCAGGACTTCAACGGTACGGCCGTAATCGGCGCGCCGCTGGATCTTAGCATCCTTGAGCGTTACAAAGATGCCGGCTACCGTACGATAGCCATGAATCTCGAGATATGGGACAAAAATATTTTTAATTCGGTCTGCCCCGGAAAGGTGATTCACTGCGGCGGCTGGGATCATTGGGTGAAAGCGCTGGAACGGGCTGCGGTCGTCTTCGGGCATGGCCGTGTCCGCTCCAACTTTGTCGGCGGTATGGAGACGAAGAAATCAACGCTGGAAGGTGTGAAATATCTTGCTTCCCAGGGGGTAATCGCCTATGCTGGGGCCTGGATTCCGAATCTCGGTTCGGAATATGAGGGCCACCGGTCGCCGCTTCCGGAATGGCATCTGGACGTTGCGTACAAAATCGTTGATATTTTCCGCAGCGCCGGGTTTACCTATGAGCAGTTGTATGATTCCAGCGCCTCGGCTGACGGAATATGGAATGATATTTACAAGATTGAGGAGGAGCGGCTGCCGATATTCAAGAGTGAACCTTCGGTTGTCTGA
- a CDS encoding IS3 family transposase translates to MKRGEPVAWVLRILGLSESTYYDRKKRATRPATKRPPEGQIGRPVPGYSFTVTGEKVSDEQIKEWLLELLEGEEHVYGYKLLAQCIRNRYSVKLNKKKAYRLCKDLGILRQSRKRLPSHPRRLPKNRVVTGSNQLWQMDIKYGYIIGQERFFFVLSIIDVFDRVVVQQYRGPVCEAKHAVQTLWRALQSRLQSGEAMPVIRTDNGPQFVSKLFGDTCESLDMIHERIPPRTPNMNAYIESFHSILERDLFSKREFRTFEEAYEALDQYMDFYNNRKMHGSLKLMPPAKFSEWVTTLEDSSEFHKAM, encoded by the coding sequence ATTAAGCGGGGGGAACCGGTGGCATGGGTTCTGCGCATCCTTGGATTATCTGAATCGACGTACTATGATCGCAAAAAACGAGCTACCCGTCCGGCAACAAAACGCCCACCAGAAGGCCAGATAGGACGTCCGGTACCGGGCTACTCCTTTACGGTTACGGGAGAGAAAGTCAGTGACGAACAAATCAAGGAATGGCTGCTTGAACTCCTCGAAGGCGAAGAGCATGTCTATGGCTACAAACTTCTTGCGCAATGTATTCGTAACCGGTACAGCGTAAAGCTGAACAAGAAGAAAGCGTATCGCTTGTGTAAAGATCTAGGGATTCTGAGGCAATCCCGTAAGCGCCTCCCTTCACATCCACGCCGGCTCCCTAAAAACCGGGTTGTCACCGGGTCCAACCAGTTGTGGCAAATGGATATTAAGTACGGCTATATCATCGGCCAGGAACGTTTCTTTTTCGTGCTTAGTATCATTGATGTATTTGACCGTGTCGTGGTCCAGCAGTACAGAGGACCCGTATGTGAGGCCAAACATGCGGTCCAAACCCTATGGCGGGCGCTACAGAGTCGTCTCCAATCCGGAGAAGCCATGCCCGTGATTCGAACGGACAACGGGCCGCAATTCGTCAGCAAGTTATTTGGAGATACATGTGAAAGCCTGGACATGATTCACGAACGCATCCCGCCGCGGACACCGAATATGAATGCATACATTGAATCCTTTCATAGCATATTGGAACGCGATCTGTTCAGCAAAAGAGAGTTCAGGACCTTCGAGGAAGCCTACGAGGCCCTTGATCAATACATGGACTTCTACAACAACCGCAAGATGCATGGCAGCTTGAAGTTAATGCCTCCTGCGAAGTTTTCCGAATGGGTCACGACGCTGGAGGACTCCTCGGAATTTCATAAAGCCATGTAA
- a CDS encoding helix-turn-helix domain-containing protein: MGKRLKEEARLKIVKEALAGVKVGVLSRMYDIHPETIRGWIRDHRDSIPPEEIPVADEHLQELQRLQDVEQRYEKAMKVLGEKELELEILRELLKKKDPAYPKNSK, from the coding sequence ATGGGAAAGAGGCTGAAAGAGGAAGCACGGCTTAAAATCGTTAAGGAAGCGTTGGCTGGAGTTAAGGTGGGGGTGTTATCCCGTATGTATGACATTCATCCAGAAACCATACGCGGGTGGATTAGGGATCATCGTGACTCCATTCCACCCGAAGAAATTCCGGTTGCAGACGAGCATCTGCAAGAACTTCAGCGACTTCAGGATGTGGAACAACGCTACGAAAAGGCCATGAAGGTGCTCGGGGAAAAAGAACTTGAGCTTGAAATTCTCCGAGAACTGCTAAAAAAGAAGGACCCCGCTTATCCGAAAAATTCGAAGTAG
- a CDS encoding SpoVR family protein codes for MIDQEAEQLEQAAERLTELALEHGLDFFPMRYQVCPAEVLYSIGAYGMPTRFTHWSFGKAYQRMKTEYDHGLSKIYELVINSDPCYAFLLDSNTLLQNKLIVAHVLGHSDFFKNNAMFAGTDRQMVERMAVFADRIERFSHEYGSDEVEAFLDAGIAIQEHVDPFVRFGRTEGFREADGGVKDVIGYIAGHSRYLEEWQREILYMLRAEMLYFWPQMETKIMNEGWASYWHLKLVRELDLSDSEIVEFAKMNAGVIQPSPGRINPYYLGLMMLRHIEKKEGLKALFEIRETESDVSFIRNYLTKELAEEMDLFVFKQEERVYKVTAKDVAEIKDNLIRSRTNGGFPYLTVKDDDLHGRGELLLDNRYEGLELDRKYIERTLPLVHRLWGRNVHLRTIVDGQEKTYMYDGKQLAG; via the coding sequence ATGATCGATCAAGAAGCGGAACAGTTGGAACAGGCGGCTGAACGCCTGACGGAGCTTGCGCTGGAGCATGGGCTTGATTTCTTTCCGATGCGCTATCAGGTATGCCCGGCCGAGGTGCTGTACTCCATCGGAGCTTACGGCATGCCGACCCGGTTCACGCATTGGAGCTTCGGCAAAGCCTATCAGCGTATGAAGACGGAATACGACCATGGACTGAGCAAAATTTACGAGCTGGTGATCAACTCCGATCCCTGCTATGCGTTTCTGCTGGACAGCAATACGCTGCTTCAGAACAAGCTGATTGTGGCGCATGTGCTGGGGCACAGCGATTTCTTCAAAAATAACGCCATGTTCGCGGGCACCGACAGGCAGATGGTTGAACGCATGGCCGTATTCGCCGACCGCATCGAGCGGTTCAGCCATGAATACGGCTCGGACGAAGTCGAAGCCTTTCTGGACGCGGGCATCGCCATTCAGGAGCATGTTGATCCGTTCGTACGGTTCGGCCGAACCGAGGGCTTCCGCGAAGCGGACGGCGGAGTGAAGGATGTTATCGGCTATATCGCCGGCCATAGCCGGTATCTGGAGGAATGGCAGAGGGAAATCCTGTATATGCTCCGCGCCGAAATGCTCTATTTCTGGCCGCAGATGGAGACGAAGATTATGAACGAGGGCTGGGCCAGCTACTGGCATCTAAAGCTCGTCCGCGAGCTTGACCTCAGCGATTCGGAAATTGTTGAGTTTGCCAAAATGAATGCAGGCGTCATCCAGCCTTCCCCGGGACGGATCAATCCGTACTATCTGGGCCTTATGATGCTGCGGCATATCGAGAAGAAGGAAGGGCTTAAAGCGCTGTTTGAAATCCGGGAGACAGAATCGGACGTATCGTTCATCCGCAACTATCTGACGAAAGAGCTGGCGGAGGAGATGGATCTCTTCGTCTTCAAGCAGGAAGAGCGGGTATACAAAGTAACGGCCAAGGACGTCGCCGAAATCAAGGATAATCTGATCCGTTCGCGGACCAACGGCGGCTTCCCCTACTTGACCGTCAAGGACGACGATCTGCACGGCCGGGGCGAGCTGCTGCTCGACAACCGCTACGAAGGACTGGAGCTCGACCGGAAATACATCGAACGCACCCTTCCGCTCGTTCACCGGCTGTGGGGCCGGAACGTGCATTTGCGGACCATCGTGGACGGACAGGAAAAGACGTATATGTACGACGGGAAACAGTTGGCGGGGTAA
- a CDS encoding DUF444 family protein, translating to MDKRLFVIARDDWSLHRKGEIDQERHKRKVKEAIRENLADLVSEESIIMPQGDKVIKVPIRSLDEPKFRYNNQDKPQVGQGQGGTQVGDIIGKAGDGEAAGPGKGPEAGDQPGADYYEAELTIDELAELVFEDLKLPKLKPKAAPDLTVEDVRFEDVRKQGMISNVDKKRTLFEAIKRQALSGGLPGAPGAAAWSESGADYDGSDADAMGGTAGAVPAPGTNDLAGTAARLGLTLGLHSAESAGYMPDSGAAVPVLGPIIGDDLRFKTWDDIRKPQSSAVVLAMMDTSGSMGSFEKYVARSFFFWMVRFLRTKYENVQIRFLSHCTEAKEVDEDSFFRKGESGGTKCSSVYELAHTILDADYPPGQFNAYAFHFSDGDNLDSDNPATVKLAGDLLEKVNMLGYGEIRQHIYGSKRLWESLSGLNSPAFVQAILKEKEDVFKTLKAFFGDEVAAS from the coding sequence ATGGACAAGCGATTGTTCGTGATCGCGCGCGACGACTGGTCGCTGCACCGCAAGGGAGAAATCGACCAGGAGCGTCACAAGCGCAAAGTAAAGGAAGCGATTCGTGAAAATCTCGCCGACCTTGTCAGCGAAGAGTCGATTATAATGCCCCAGGGCGATAAAGTGATCAAGGTTCCGATCCGCAGCCTGGATGAGCCGAAGTTCCGCTACAACAACCAGGACAAGCCGCAGGTTGGACAGGGACAGGGCGGCACCCAAGTCGGCGATATTATCGGCAAGGCGGGAGACGGTGAGGCGGCAGGACCGGGCAAGGGACCCGAAGCCGGCGATCAGCCGGGCGCCGATTATTACGAGGCGGAGCTGACGATCGATGAGCTTGCCGAGCTCGTGTTCGAGGATTTGAAGCTGCCGAAGCTGAAGCCCAAGGCCGCTCCCGATCTGACGGTCGAAGACGTCCGGTTCGAGGATGTCCGCAAGCAAGGCATGATCTCGAACGTTGACAAAAAGCGCACGTTGTTCGAGGCGATCAAACGTCAGGCGCTAAGCGGCGGACTGCCGGGAGCGCCAGGCGCGGCGGCGTGGTCGGAATCCGGCGCCGATTACGACGGCTCCGACGCTGACGCCATGGGCGGAACTGCCGGAGCCGTTCCGGCTCCGGGTACGAATGATCTCGCCGGAACGGCGGCGCGGCTCGGACTGACCCTTGGGCTGCACTCGGCGGAAAGCGCCGGTTACATGCCGGATTCCGGCGCGGCGGTTCCCGTCCTTGGCCCGATTATCGGCGACGATCTGCGGTTCAAGACATGGGATGATATCCGGAAGCCGCAGTCCTCGGCCGTCGTGCTCGCCATGATGGATACGTCGGGATCGATGGGCAGCTTCGAGAAGTACGTGGCCCGCAGCTTCTTCTTCTGGATGGTCCGCTTCCTGCGGACCAAGTACGAGAATGTGCAGATCCGGTTCCTATCTCACTGCACGGAGGCGAAAGAAGTGGACGAGGATTCCTTCTTCCGCAAAGGAGAGAGCGGCGGAACGAAATGTTCCTCGGTATATGAACTTGCGCATACGATTCTGGATGCGGACTATCCGCCGGGCCAGTTCAACGCCTACGCCTTTCACTTCTCGGACGGAGATAATCTCGACAGCGATAATCCCGCAACCGTGAAGCTGGCGGGCGACCTGCTGGAGAAGGTCAACATGCTGGGCTATGGTGAAATCCGGCAGCATATCTACGGCAGCAAACGGCTCTGGGAGTCGCTCTCGGGCCTGAATTCTCCCGCCTTTGTCCAGGCGATTCTGAAGGAAAAGGAAGACGTGTTCAAGACGCTGAAGGCGTTCTTCGGCGACGAGGTGGCGGCAAGCTAA